Proteins from a single region of Sesamum indicum cultivar Zhongzhi No. 13 linkage group LG5, S_indicum_v1.0, whole genome shotgun sequence:
- the LOC105161848 gene encoding beta-galactosidase encodes MGSMWKVLKIKTLVLVVLFSLACSSVRATVSYDDKAFIINGKRRILISGSIHYPRSTPEMWPDLIQKAKDGGLDVIQTYVFWNGHEASPGKYNFEGRFDLVKFIKLVQQAGLYVHLRIGPYVCAEWNFGGFPVWLKYVPGIEFRTDNQPFKVAMQGFVEKIVNMMKSEKLFESQGGPIIMSQIENEYGPVEWEIGAPGKAYTAWAAKMAVGLNTGVPWIMCKQETAPDPIIDTCNGFYCEGFRPNKPWKPKMWTEVWTGWYTQYGGPVPRRPAEDLAFAIARFVQNNGSFFNYYMYHGGTNFGRTAAGLFIATSYDYDAPLDEYGLPNEPKYGHLTNLHKAIKQCEPALVSSYPTITWPGKNQEVHVFRSKSGACAAFLSNYDPTYSTKLTFQNRQYELPPWSISILPDCKTEVYNTARISSKGSTAKMVPVSGGLSWQSYSEETPSADDRDTLAMQGLWEQVNVTRDSSDYLWYLTQVNIAPNEGFLKSGQWPVLTAMSAGHALHVFVNGKLSGTVYGGLDNPKLTYTGYVNLRAGVNKISLLSVAVGLPNVGLHYERWNAGVLGPVTLKGLNEGTRDLTKQSWSYKVGLKGEALTLDNVTGSSSVEWVEGSLLAQKQPLTWYKTTFNAPQGNDPVALDMISMGKGEIWVNGESIGRHWPGYTAKGSCGGCNYAGTFTEKKCQSGCGQPSQRWYHIPRSWLKPSGNLLVVFEEWGGDPTKISLVTRTA; translated from the exons ATGGGTTCAATGTGGaaagtattaaaaatcaaaactttGGTGTTGGTAGTCTTGTTTTCGTTGGCTTGCTCTTCGGTTAGAGCCACTGTTTCATATGATGACAAAGCCTTCATCATCAATGGGAAGAGAAGGATTCTCATTTCTGGGTCCATTCACTACCCAAGAAGCACTCCTGAG ATGTGGCCTGATCTTATACAGAAGGCTAAAGATGGAGGCTTAGATGTTATACAGACTTATGTGTTTTGGAATGGGCATGAGGCATCTCCTGGAAAA TATAATTTTGAGGGGCGGTTTGATCTTGTCAAGTTCATCAAACTGGTACAGCAGGCTGGCCTTTATGTTCATCTCCGCATTGGGCCCTATGTTTGTGCAGAATGGAATTTTGG GGGATTCCCAGTTTGGCTAAAATATGTACCAGGAATAGAGTTCAGAACAGACAATCAGCCTTTCAAG GTGGCAATGCAAGGGTTTGTTGAAAAAATCGTCAACATGATGAAGTCGGAAAAGTTGTTCGAGTCACAGGGAGGACCGATCATTATGTCACAG ATAGAAAATGAATACGGACCGGTGGAGTGGGAAATTGGTGCTCCTGGGAAAGCTTACACAGCTTGGGCTGCAAAAATGGCTGTTGGACTTAACACTGGTGTTCCATGGATCATGTGCAAACAAGAAACTGCCCCTGATCCCATC ATAGATACATGCAATGGTTTCTATTGCGAAGGCTTCCGTCCAAACAAGCCCTGGAAACCAAAAATGTGGACTGAAGTCTGGACCGGCTG GTACACGCAATATGGTGGCCCGGTTCCTCGCAGACCTGCTGAAGACTTGGCTTTTGCAATAGCCAGGTTTGTCCAGAATAATGGTTCGTTCTTCAATTATTACATG TACCACGGAGGAACCAACTTTGGTCGGACGGCAGCTGGGCTTTTTATTGCCACCAGCTATGATTATGATGCTCCATTAGATGAATATG GGCTTCCAAATGAGCCGAAATACGGGCACTTGACTAATTTACACAAAGCAATTAAGCAATGTGAACCAGCTTTAGTTTCATCGTATCCCACCATCACTTGGCCTGGTAAAAATCAAGAG GTTCACGTCTTCAGATCAAAATCGGGGGCTTGTGCTGCATTTCTTTCCAACTATGATCCCACGTATTCCACGAAATTGACATTTCAGAATAGGCAATACGAATTGCCTCCTTGGTCAATCAGCATTCTGCCCGACTGCAAAACGGAAGTATACAACACTGCCCGA ATTAGCTCCAAAGGCTCAACGGCAAAGATGGTACCCGTGAGTGGTGGATTGTCTTGGCAGTCGTATAGTGAGGAGACACCTTCCGCTGATGACCGTGACACACTTGCAATGCAAGGTCTATGGGAGCAAGTCAATGTTACCAGAGACTCCTCTGATTATTTATGGTACCTTACTCA AGTTAATATAGCTCCTAATGAGGGATTTCTGAAGAGTGGGCAATGGCCTGTTCTCACAGCCATGTCTGCAGGGCATGCCTTGCATGTTTTCGTCAATGGCAAGTTATCAG GAACTGTGTATGGGGGCCTGGATAATCCCAAACTGACATATACCGGCTATGTGAATCTAAGAGCCGGAGTTAACAAAATCTCTTTACTGAGCGTTGCTGTGGGGCTTCCG AATGTTGGCTTGCACTATGAGAGGTGGAACGCAGGAGTTCTTGGGCCCGTGACCTTAAAGGGTCTCAATGAGGGGACTAGAGACTTGACAAAGCAGAGTTGGTCATACAAG GTTGGCCTGAAAGGCGAAGCACTCACCCTTGATAATGTCACTGGAAGTTCGTCAGTGGAATGGGTCGAGGGATCCCTCTTGGCTCAAAAGCAACCTCTAACGTGGTACAAG ACTACATTTAATGCACCACAAGGGAACGACCCGGTGGCGTTGGACATGATCAGCATGGGAAAAGGTGAAATATGGGTTAACGGTGAAAGCATAGGCAGACACTGGCCAGGATACACAGCAAAAGGCAGCTGCGGTGGCTGTAACTATGCAGGCACATTCACAGAGAAGAAATGCCAAAGCGGCTGCGGCCAGCCCTCTCAAAGATG GTATCATATCCCACGTTCATGGCTGAAACCAAGTGGGAACCTGTTAGTAGTGTTTGAGGAGTGGGGCGGCGACCCGACTAAAATTTCTCTGGTTACAAGAACAGCATAA
- the LOC105161849 gene encoding beta-galactosidase → MGSVWEMLVSLIVFLSVACVSVRATVTYDEKSFMINGVRKILVSGSIHYPRSTPEMWPQLIQKAKEGGLDIVETYVFWNGHEPSPGKFNYEGRFDLVKFIKLVQQAGLYVHLRIGPYVCAEWNYGGLPVWLKYVPGMEFRTDNQPFELAMKGFVESIVYMMKSEKLFEPQGGPIIMAQIENEYGPVEWEIGAPGVAYTAWFTKMAVALDIGVPWIMCKQETAPAPMIDACNGFYCDGFKPSKPNEPKMWTEVWSGWYTPFGGPLPYRPVEDLAFSIAKFVQSNGTFFNYYMYHGGTNFGRSSGLFVTTSYDFDAPLDEYGLPNEPKWGHLTDLHSAIKKSEEALLSSYPTITWPGNNQEVRVFKSDSGACAAFLANYDTADWTKLTFQNFPYDLPPWSISILPDCKTEVYNTAKIKRKIGPTRKMRPAISTFSWQSYNDHIPSAGDQDTYPMQGLWEQVNVTRDYSDYLWYLTEVDIDPNEGFLKSGKWPQLTVMSAGHALNVYVNGQLSGNVYGTLEKPQLTFTSNVNLKAGINKIALLSVSVGLANVGVHYEKWNVGVLGPITLDGLNEGTRDLTKQSWSFKVGLIGERLKLDTTAGSSAAQWAQGSQVSLKQPLTWYKTTFDAPDGNDPLGLDMYSMGKGEMWINDQGIGRHWPGNTAKGNCSNCNYAGIFAEKKCLGNCGEPSQRWYHVPRSWLKPTGNVLVVFEEWGGDPTKISMVKRTLL, encoded by the exons ATGGGTTCAGTATGGGAAATGTTGGTGTCCTTGATCGTGTTCTTGTCAGTGGCTTGTGTTTCAGTTAGAGCCACTGTTACATATGATGAAAAATCCTTCATGATTAATGGGGTGAGAAAGATTCTCGTTTCTGGTTCCATTCACTATCCAAGAAGCACTCCTGAG ATGTGGCCTCAACTCATACAGAAGGCTAAAGAAGGCGGTTTAGATATTGTGGAGACTTATGTGTTCTGGAACGGGCACGAACCGTCTCCTGGAAAA TTTAACTATGAGGGGCGGTTTGATCTTGTCAAGTTCATCAAACTGGTACAGCAAGCTGGCCTCTACGTTCACCTCCGCATTGGGCCTTATGTTTGTGCAGAGTGGAATTATGG GGGACTCCCGGTTTGGCTAAAATATGTACCAGGAATGGAATTCAGAACGGACAACCAGCCTTTCGAG TTGGCAATGAAAGGATTTGTCGAAAGCATTGTCTATATGATGAAGTCAGAAAAATTGTTTGAGCCTCAGGGAGGACCGATCATTATGGCACAG ATAGAAAATGAATATGGACCGGTGGAGTGGGAAATTGGTGCTCCTGGTGTAGCTTACACAGCTTGGTTTACAAAAATGGCTGTTGCACTTGATATTGGTGTTCCATGGATCATGTGCAAACAAGAAACCGCCCCTGCACCGATG ATTGATGCCTGCAATGGTTTCTATTGTGATGGCTTCAAACCTAGCAAGCCTAATGAACCCAAAATGTGGACTGAAGTCTGGAGTGGCTG GTATACACCATTTGGTGGTCCGCTTCCTTACAGACCTGTCGAAGACTTGGCTTTTTCAATCGCAAAGTTTGTCCAAAGTAACGGCACGTTCTTCAATTATTACATG TACCATGGAGGTACCAACTTCGGTCGATCATCTGGTCTTTTTGTTACCACCAGCTATGATTTTGATGCCCCCTTGGACGAATATG GACTTCCAAATGAGCCGAAATGGGGGCACTTGACTGATTTACACAGTGCAATTAAGAAATCTGAAGAAGCTTTACTTTCATCATATCCCACCATCACCTGGCCCGGTAATAATCAAGAG GTTCGTGTCTTCAAATCAGATTCAGGGGCTTGTGCTGCATTTCTTGCCAACTACGACACTGCGGACTGGACGAAATTGACATTCCAGAATTTCCCATATGATTTGCCTCCTTGGTCAATCAGCATTCTGCCTGACTGCAAAACTGAAGTTTACAACACGgccaaaataaagagaaag ATCGGCCCCACACGTAAGATGAGACCCGCGATCAGTACATTTTCTTGGCAATCCTACAACGATCACATTCCTTCTGCTGGCGATCAAGATACATATCCAATGCAAGGTCTTTGGGAGCAAGTCAACGTTACGAGAGACTACTCTGATTATTTATGGTACCTGACTGA AGTCGATATAGATCCTAATGAGGGATTTCTGAAGAGCGGAAAATGGCCTCAGCTCACCGTCATGTCAGCAGGGCATGCCTTGAATGTTTATGTCAACGGACAGTTATCAG GAAATGTGTATGGGACCCTGGAGAAACCCCAGTTGACATTTACCAGCAATGTGAATTTAAAAGCCGGCATTAACAAAATCGCTTTGCTTAGTGTTTCTGTGGGGCTAGCG AATGTCGGGGTGCACTATGAGAAGTGGAATGTAGGAGTTCTCGGCCCTATCACTCTCGATGGTCTCAATGAAGGTACAAGAGACTTGACAAAGCAGAGCTGGTCATTTAAG GTTGGGTTGATAGGCGAAAGACTCAAACTTGACACCACGGCTGGAAGTTCTGCAGCGCAATGGGCTCAAGGATCGCAGGTTTCTCTAAAGCAACCTCTAACATGGTATAAG ACGACATTTGATGCACCAGATGGGAACGATCCGTTGGGGTTGGACATGTACAGCATGGGAAAAGGTGAAATGTGGATAAACGACCAAGGCATAGGCAGACACTGGCCTGGAAATACAGCAAAAGGCAACTGCAGTAACTGTAACTATGCAGGCATATTCGCAGAGAAAAAATGCCTAGGCAACTGTGGCGAGCCCTCTCAAAGATG GTATCACGTACCACGTTCATGGCTGAAACCAACGGGGAATGTTTTAGTCGTGTTCGAAGAATGGGGTGGCGATCCGACTAAGATTTCTATGGTTAAGAGAACGTTGTTGTAA